TAATTGATTCCGATCCATCTTTAATAAAGAACGTgctgccccagctgctgggagtACAGGCAGTAGACAGCTTACAGCTGTCAGCTCCTGAAGGAATTCTCATCTGCAGAGCCTCCTTGCCTGGTCATGCCCCGTCTGAGTGGTCATTGAACCATTCACTGATTTACCAGTCAGCTTCACCTAGCAACTGCGAGATTCTTGTGGGGTCAACTATGTCCAAAGGCACTCGTTAGAAAACATCCTGCATGCTAAACTCCATCATAGAGTTTACTTCCTGTGGGAACCCAGCCTGTGATGAGTTGCCGTTACGACTCAGTTTTTATACTGTTTGAAAGTGCTAAGACAAGGTAAAGAAAGAGATTTTATGGGATTACTATTAGGGGCAACTAATGTGGTCTTTGGGAGCCTCAAAgagtttttgaaaaacaaaaaacgaaaaaccAACCATTTAATTTATCCCTTCAAAGTTAAAGATGTTTGTTAACAATAAGAGAACTGCTTTTGAAATGGTCACGATATGAGAGCATTTTGAAAATGGCTATTTGTCTGTTGTTACATGAGTTTACTACTGAAAATATGTCATTATATAAGAACCCTCAtacttataaatggaattttctgtCCTGTGTAAAAATCTTCCAAGGGATTTTTTGTTTAAAACGTGAACGCATGTATGCACTATAAAGGATATTTCAGTGATCCTCCTTTAAGTACAGCCATGAAcaataaaattgttaattttaGTTGACAGTGTATTCATATAATATTCATTGGCACTAATTTTTATTGTGAACCATCTACCGGTAAGAGTTGAAATTTTCCtgatattatttgaattttctcttctctaaattaTTGAATCACCAAGTGACTGATCAAAGGCAATCTGCATGTTTCAAAACATATCTAGTTCATTGCcatcctttccctttcctttcttgaTACCAAATTAGGGATTAAAGAGTCATTTTTGGAAGAAATTACTTCCAAAGGTAAATAAGAACAgtggaaaaattatttcattccACATGCTAGCCTGGTTAAGTTTTTCCTCATGGCTTCTATTTATCTCTACAAATAACCTAACTCCTCAGTGCCAACACCCTAGCATGGTCCAACTAGTTCACCCTCATGTGTCAATGTTTCTGGTAATAATGATTTCCAGAACTCAGACACTGAAATAcaatttttcctttctgtatgaaaattaggtttttaaaagcaatattaTCATGTTATCGTGGAAATCTGTTTTAATAGACAATAGATATAACTAGaatatctaaatttaaaatgctaaattttgaTATTCTCAAAATTTCCCTTGAAATTAGTTTTCACTGACATAAAGCAAacttattattcataatagttctTAGAAAACAATTATGAACATAGTATGCAAAATAAGATGAGTCACAAGTTTATTCTACAATTTTTCTAGAATAGGTATTCAATTCTGTAGAAGAATGCAAACATCAcctttattaatatttacatttcattctgtaaacaaaattggcaaaacCTCACCTCCAAAACTAagaatttttatacatatttataaaaatttcaatatGATCTTCATTGCTTCTGaaaggtatttatttttttaaatctaaaaaccAGAAAATGTAGAAGTTGAAGGGGAAGAGTAAAACACTGATAACAGATTTGAATTTTCCTCTTCCCAAATATCTAAAACATCACATATACCACTGTTTTCGGTGTAGCTTGTGAAACCCAAAAATTCTGACTTTTCTTCACTGGTTTGAAATAAGTCCAGTAGAGATTGTACTGATGAGTTacaaattctgttttcttcttgtatAGTAAGAAATTCAGTTCTTTTCTTATATAACTCCACATTTGgttccagattttcttttttatttcttcctaataGTATTTTCACTTTCCGATGGATTTTACCAGAAGGTAAACTATCCATATTCTTGATGTCACATGGGTTGGCTTCCTCAGGAGGGCTTTGGGATGGAGCCTTTGCCTGAATTGTTAGGTGCGCCTGTGAACTGTTTATTGCTAACAGATCAGAATCATGATGAAATACTGAATGAAGGTCCTTTTCCTTCATATCCTTTGCTGGAAAAAGCACAGTATCTGACTTTTGTTTTGGCTGAGATGCACTATTATCCGTACTGAAATGAGAAACTTGTACAGATGCCTGTTGCCTACGTGGACAGTGATCCACCCTTACTTCTAAgtcattttcatttataattaatttatgttCAGGAACATCAAGAATGCattcctgtttatttttatgtggaGACAGAGATATAAAATTTAGAgatgtaaaattttcttttatgtcaTTTTCAGCTGGATTTAACATGGAACATTTATTAGATGTTTTATCATCATGTCCTCTTAATTCACTTGAAAGGTGTGGGATGTGTTCTGAAGTAGACATAAACTTTTGTTCAGGTTCCTGGGTTTCTTTATACAGGAAACCGTGCTCCATCACCTGTACATTTTCCCTGGAGTTTTTCTGAGAAGTATGTTGTAATTCCATCTTTTCTTTAGGTTCAGACTTTTTCAAGACATTTGCAGTAATAGGAGAAAGGGATCCaacactgtattttattctttagaggaaaaagaaaagaaaaaaattaaaattgctatCAAAAATTCCTGagtatttaaaaactaaattagtaaaaatctttaaaaactgtttacaaaacttatttaacttagaataACGCTacaaaaatatagaacatttaaTATTTAGCCAAATTTACTttagatgcttttatttttttggctgcgccgtgtggcatgcaggatcttagttccccgaccaggggtcaaacccatgccccctgcggtggaagtggggagtcttaaccaatggactgccagggaagtccactttagatgtttttaaaataataaaactttacaGATATAGCTAAAAACTCTAGTG
Above is a genomic segment from Balaenoptera acutorostrata chromosome 7, mBalAcu1.1, whole genome shotgun sequence containing:
- the DBF4 gene encoding protein DBF4 homolog A isoform X3; translation: MPFINYSAQKPSSPFDVDKPSTTQKQTQVKLRIQTDGDKCGGIPVQLQLKEKKKKGYCECCLQKYEDLDTHLLSEQHRKFAQSNHYQVVDDIVSKLVFDFVDYERDMPKNKRIKYSVGSLSPITANVLKKSEPKEKMELQHTSQKNSRENVQVMEHGFLYKETQEPEQKFMSTSEHIPHLSSELRGHDDKTSNKCSMLNPAENDIKENFTSLNFISLSPHKNKQECILDVPEHKLIINENDLEVRVDHCPRRQQASVQVSHFSTDNSASQPKQKSDTVLFPAKDMKEKDLHSVFHHDSDLLAINSSQAHLTIQAKAPSQSPPEEANPCDIKNMDSLPSGKIHRKVKILLGRNKKENLEPNVELYKKRTEFLTIQEENRICNSSVQSLLDLFQTSEEKSEFLGFTSYTENSGICDVLDIWEEENSNLLSVFYSSPSTSTFSGF